The following coding sequences lie in one Apteryx mantelli isolate bAptMan1 chromosome 6, bAptMan1.hap1, whole genome shotgun sequence genomic window:
- the NABP1 gene encoding SOSS complex subunit B2 isoform X3: MSVASETCLFIKDIKPGLKNLNVVFIVLEIGRVTKTKDGHEVRSCKVADKTGSITISVWDEIGGLIQPGDIIRLTKGYASLWKGCLTLYTGRGGELHKIGEFCMVYSEVPNFSEPNSEHLGQNKLAQGEQNNSSASSNMSSCTFGPLGNGLQTGPESSGFPFAYNHGHSYAGSGRGNGRGPVNPATANSVQPPLPTVSNGRDPRRAFKR; encoded by the exons aTGAGCGTGGCCAGCGAAACGTGCCTCTTTATAAAAGACATAAAACCCGGACTGAAAAACTTAAATGTCGTCTTTATTGTGCTGGAGATCG GGCGAGTCACCAAAACCAAGGACGGGCACGAGGTGCGCTCCTGCAAGGTGGCGGACAAGACGGGCAGCATCACCATCTCCGTGTGGGACGAGATCGGCGGCCTCATCCAGCCGGGGGACATCATCCGCCTCACCAAGGG GTATGCATCTCTGTGGAAAGGATGCCTGACACTTTACACAGGACGAGGAGGCGAGCTGCATAAAATTGGGGA ATTCTGCATGGTATACTCAGAAGTGCCAAACTTCAGTGAGCCCAACTCGGAACACCTGGGGCAGAACAAACTG GCACAGGGTGAACAGAATAATAGTTCTGCATCAAGTAATATGAGTTCTTGTACTTTCGGGCCACTGg GAAATGGTTTGCAAACTGGACCTGAATCAAGTGGATTCCCATTTGCGTATAATCATGGCCACTCTTATGCAGGTAGCGGGAGAGGCAATGGACGAGGACCTGTAAATCCAGCAACAGCTAATAGTGTTCAGCCTCCTCTCCCTACTGTCAGTAATGGGAGGGACCCACGCAGAGCCTTTAAAAGATGA